Proteins found in one Candidatus Bathyarchaeota archaeon genomic segment:
- a CDS encoding ABC transporter ATP-binding protein — translation MSGLPVKVRDLVKVHHTGKIEVQALRGLNLDITNGELVSIIGPSGSGKTTLLNIIGGLDKATAGTVQVGEKTVTSLSVRQLVDFRRKMVGHIFQNLNLIPTLTAKENIEFSMVASGVKRSKRAHRVQELLKTVGLEDRANHKPEELSGGEQQRIAIASALANDAPVLLADEPTGELDTANARIIAEYLVKINKELGKTIIMVTHDPSVARVSSRILRIEDGIIKTALAPSEVIVQEKAHSYVDQIKDRINEINEELRQLDSDFRAEKMDGDEYMHKRLNLKHIRDSLKEECSRMGVIPP, via the coding sequence ATGAGTGGACTACCCGTAAAAGTAAGAGACCTAGTAAAAGTACACCACACAGGAAAAATCGAAGTACAAGCCCTCCGAGGACTCAACTTAGACATCACAAATGGAGAGCTAGTCTCCATCATAGGCCCTAGCGGAAGCGGCAAAACGACCCTGCTAAACATCATTGGCGGCCTAGACAAAGCCACCGCAGGCACAGTTCAAGTTGGAGAAAAAACCGTAACATCCCTATCCGTCCGTCAACTGGTTGATTTTCGAAGAAAAATGGTCGGGCACATCTTCCAAAACCTAAACCTGATTCCAACGCTAACCGCAAAAGAAAATATAGAGTTCTCAATGGTCGCATCAGGCGTCAAACGTAGCAAACGAGCGCACCGCGTACAAGAACTACTCAAAACAGTCGGCTTAGAAGACCGCGCCAACCACAAACCCGAAGAATTAAGCGGCGGAGAACAACAAAGAATCGCCATAGCCTCTGCATTGGCAAACGACGCGCCAGTGCTTTTAGCGGATGAACCAACAGGTGAACTTGATACTGCAAACGCAAGAATCATCGCAGAATACCTAGTCAAAATCAATAAGGAACTAGGTAAAACCATTATAATGGTCACTCATGACCCTAGTGTCGCCCGCGTTTCAAGCCGAATTTTGCGCATTGAAGACGGCATCATAAAAACCGCTTTGGCGCCCTCAGAAGTTATTGTGCAGGAGAAAGCGCACTCCTACGTGGACCAAATCAAGGACAGAATCAACGAAATCAACGAGGAACTGCGGCAGTTAGACAGCGACTTCCGAGCGGAAAAAATGGATGGCGACGAATACATGCATAAACGCCTAAACCTAAAACACATCAGAGACAGCCTCAAAGAAGAATGCTCACGCATGGGCGTCATCCCACCATAA
- a CDS encoding FtsX-like permease family protein gives MPLLYPIKHVYRNWKLFTALLIGITLAATFFAAIGVKANISAEQAIDKQLSSIRTDMEFTAPLNQSNLPLAYGNITSIEGVKKVDMVARLNSEPVRSTSDNYTNVWFPQMYSFPNTSTIYDEWINKPASIPENYTYVIAETELAKNVAVGDNITTVIRFPTPKYYNTSQVYVNLTVAGFATLTDKGYRLLSGYGGGYFVYATPTLDYKSSISGWRGDTLIISWENTLEKFWNSTLDSSTVDITFLVSVDRKALINPWNMDASIQNVNSIAQKIENRVLGSYLAHGQVTNYLGDSLYTFQNNFSYTLLNFFIVSLPVFFVAWYLGSTVSDVSFNIRRREIGLLSTKGLSSGQIQRMFLTEAVAIGLVGGFLGVVGGLILNQYYVGAIDLNSLFNSQMFNPVLLVATIIFGVVLALAAVFWSSRKAARLPAVDTLRDYMPADKPHRRIIPLIALILGTYKIVVFALGLNIQQVFYQLSYSGGNFFLSLISGPIVLIDSALTYIGPFLFLWGFTKLLIRDSTKFQVLASKISALMGDLGALAAKNVRRNPARLAAIAFIVALIIAFSVQVTGQIASQQDYTYRRVKADVGADVTVSVVNATRAQLILEDIRANVSGIRNASIQRELTAPLRDGGGQLTIRTIEPGNWSTSAYYEQEWFTETTIEQVMKEMANNNATIILERNIAKQLNLKLYDEIAINFASCPRQLKIVGFFGPESPYNTGPVIFSSSGGLDKYPIYVSSQYYSYVPRDLFNMTFYSDIYHLESFSTTILIKLEPGVNGTDVANQIKELEGLEVYSTNSFDEQWRASEGMNYLSTYSSLQVLDIQGLGLLFAVLSASVGTALIAIVSLKERSREATLMSVRGLSYRQLVWMFLTESMAIITFAVILGVVVGVIIVYGNITAANTSFGTATELVKQRFIYPVNAIATIGTYIALIYASTIGAILVMTSQYVTKLERMVRTR, from the coding sequence ATGCCGCTACTGTATCCAATCAAGCATGTCTACCGCAACTGGAAACTTTTCACAGCACTCTTAATAGGGATAACCCTTGCCGCAACATTTTTTGCCGCCATAGGCGTGAAAGCAAACATTTCAGCTGAGCAAGCAATTGATAAACAGCTCAGTTCCATTCGAACAGACATGGAATTTACTGCGCCGCTAAACCAGTCAAACCTTCCTTTAGCTTATGGAAACATAACAAGCATCGAAGGGGTAAAAAAAGTCGACATGGTTGCTCGGCTCAATTCTGAGCCTGTACGGTCAACAAGTGATAACTACACAAATGTGTGGTTTCCCCAAATGTATTCTTTCCCCAATACTTCCACGATTTATGATGAATGGATAAACAAGCCCGCGTCTATTCCAGAAAACTACACGTATGTCATCGCAGAAACGGAACTCGCAAAAAACGTGGCAGTAGGCGACAACATCACAACTGTAATTCGATTTCCAACCCCCAAATACTATAACACAAGTCAAGTTTACGTTAACTTGACTGTTGCTGGATTCGCCACATTAACCGACAAAGGATATCGGCTCCTGTCAGGTTATGGCGGAGGCTACTTTGTGTATGCAACTCCCACTCTTGATTATAAGAGCAGCATCTCAGGCTGGCGTGGCGACACCTTAATTATCAGCTGGGAAAACACTCTCGAGAAGTTTTGGAATTCCACCCTCGACAGCAGTACCGTTGACATCACCTTTTTGGTCAGCGTTGACCGCAAAGCGCTCATTAACCCTTGGAATATGGATGCATCCATTCAAAACGTGAACAGTATTGCTCAAAAAATAGAGAACAGAGTTCTTGGCAGCTATTTGGCACATGGTCAAGTAACTAATTACCTTGGCGATTCATTGTATACTTTTCAAAACAACTTTTCCTACACCTTGCTTAATTTCTTTATTGTGTCACTGCCCGTGTTCTTTGTAGCATGGTATCTGGGCTCAACCGTTTCTGATGTCTCCTTTAACATTCGTAGAAGAGAAATCGGTCTCTTATCAACGAAGGGACTTTCAAGTGGGCAAATACAAAGAATGTTCCTCACGGAAGCAGTGGCAATTGGCTTAGTCGGAGGATTTTTAGGCGTAGTAGGCGGTTTGATATTAAACCAATATTACGTTGGTGCGATAGACCTAAACAGCCTTTTTAACTCACAAATGTTCAATCCTGTTCTCCTAGTAGCCACCATTATTTTTGGAGTAGTTTTAGCACTCGCAGCGGTCTTTTGGTCCTCACGCAAAGCCGCTAGATTACCCGCCGTCGATACGCTTAGAGATTACATGCCTGCGGACAAACCGCATCGCCGAATAATACCGTTAATAGCACTTATTCTTGGAACCTATAAAATAGTGGTTTTTGCTTTAGGGTTAAACATTCAACAAGTTTTCTATCAGCTCAGCTATTCAGGAGGCAATTTCTTCCTTTCCTTAATTTCAGGACCGATTGTTTTAATCGATTCTGCATTGACCTACATTGGCCCCTTCCTGTTCTTGTGGGGCTTTACAAAGTTGCTAATTCGGGATTCGACAAAATTCCAAGTGCTTGCATCCAAAATTTCAGCGTTAATGGGTGATTTGGGCGCGTTGGCAGCAAAAAACGTTCGAAGAAACCCAGCCCGTTTAGCCGCCATAGCGTTTATTGTAGCTTTAATCATAGCATTTAGCGTTCAAGTGACTGGGCAAATCGCCAGCCAACAAGATTACACATACCGCCGTGTCAAAGCGGATGTCGGCGCAGACGTAACCGTTTCTGTAGTGAACGCCACAAGAGCACAACTCATTTTAGAGGACATTCGGGCAAACGTTTCAGGCATCAGAAACGCAAGCATTCAACGCGAACTCACAGCACCACTACGTGATGGAGGGGGACAATTAACCATAAGAACAATTGAACCCGGCAACTGGAGCACCTCTGCGTATTATGAACAAGAATGGTTTACTGAAACCACCATTGAACAGGTAATGAAGGAAATGGCGAATAATAATGCAACCATAATTTTAGAGCGCAACATCGCCAAGCAACTCAACCTAAAACTCTACGATGAAATAGCTATAAACTTCGCATCATGCCCACGCCAATTAAAAATAGTCGGATTCTTCGGTCCTGAATCCCCATACAACACCGGACCAGTAATTTTTTCCTCGTCAGGGGGACTAGATAAATATCCAATTTACGTTTCATCCCAATACTACTCGTATGTGCCAAGAGACCTCTTCAACATGACTTTCTACAGCGACATTTACCACTTAGAGAGCTTTTCAACAACAATCCTAATTAAATTAGAACCAGGGGTTAACGGAACCGATGTAGCTAACCAAATTAAAGAGTTGGAAGGTTTGGAAGTTTACAGCACTAACTCTTTTGATGAGCAATGGCGGGCGTCAGAGGGGATGAATTATCTTTCAACGTATTCCAGCCTGCAAGTTCTCGATATTCAAGGCTTAGGCTTACTTTTCGCAGTTTTATCTGCCTCTGTTGGAACAGCATTAATAGCCATTGTCAGCCTAAAAGAACGAAGCCGAGAAGCCACCCTAATGAGTGTTAGAGGCTTATCCTACCGCCAACTGGTCTGGATGTTCCTAACAGAAAGCATGGCGATAATCACCTTTGCAGTAATCTTGGGCGTAGTTGTAGGCGTAATAATAGTATACGGCAACATAACCGCAGCGAACACTAGTTTCGGTACTGCTACAGAACTCGTCAAGCAACGCTTTATTTATCCAGTCAACGCGATAGCAACCATTGGAACATACATAGCCTTAATCTACGCATCAACGATTGGTGCAATCTTAGTAATGACAAGTCAATATGTAACCAAACTTGAAAGGATGGTTAGAACAAGATGA
- a CDS encoding SIS domain-containing protein, with protein MSQIALAQAGWRNKVVLTPDDPGFPGKSMYDAAPDLERRYKKTLLLMNSGSGYSDDPLVMAQDLAKYIEEKKTNRFTMGLLTSTYNSPLADVTRKYGQVVQIKGRGKSKPSFEYSETGMMGDIFELGTLELLNSMIEAIFRNLEVDEVFQLCVEEFEKIGDMIDTHVASDTYNQLVDLLEKRTNVFLGGKGTANEIAKMTGVRLFHIKSFLGDNVYITRGVNTPHPRAGDLEILLSYSGETRPVIIWADVIKKFAGTVFAITGNKDSTLAKKADLKIVLPEDPKPSFPRRFYTRAAYVLSPIPVKLAERLGERGLNLPEYIISWYHSVTQ; from the coding sequence ATGAGCCAAATAGCTCTCGCACAAGCAGGATGGCGAAACAAAGTTGTCTTAACGCCTGACGACCCCGGGTTCCCAGGCAAAAGCATGTATGACGCAGCGCCTGATTTGGAACGTCGATATAAGAAAACCCTGCTTTTGATGAATTCAGGCAGCGGTTATAGTGATGACCCGCTTGTCATGGCGCAGGACCTTGCCAAGTACATTGAAGAAAAGAAAACTAACCGATTTACTATGGGGCTTTTGACATCAACTTATAATTCGCCGCTGGCAGATGTCACAAGAAAGTACGGGCAGGTTGTTCAGATCAAAGGGCGCGGTAAATCTAAACCCTCATTTGAGTACAGCGAAACAGGCATGATGGGCGACATCTTTGAGTTGGGTACTCTTGAACTTTTAAACAGCATGATAGAGGCAATATTTCGAAACCTCGAAGTTGACGAAGTCTTCCAGCTTTGCGTCGAAGAATTCGAAAAAATCGGCGATATGATTGATACGCATGTTGCTTCAGATACTTATAACCAACTCGTTGACCTCCTTGAAAAAAGAACTAACGTATTCCTCGGCGGAAAAGGCACCGCCAACGAAATTGCTAAAATGACAGGCGTCAGACTCTTCCACATTAAAAGTTTCTTAGGCGACAACGTTTACATAACACGTGGCGTTAACACGCCGCATCCAAGGGCAGGCGACTTGGAAATATTACTATCGTATTCTGGCGAAACTAGACCTGTTATAATTTGGGCTGATGTGATTAAGAAGTTTGCGGGAACAGTGTTCGCTATCACGGGCAACAAGGACTCCACCCTTGCTAAGAAAGCTGATCTAAAAATCGTTCTCCCAGAAGACCCGAAACCGAGTTTTCCAAGGCGTTTCTACACTCGTGCAGCTTACGTTCTTAGTCCAATTCCTGTGAAGCTTGCTGAACGTCTTGGGGAGCGAGGTTTGAACCTGCCTGAGTACATCATAAGTTGGTATCATTCTGTGACGCAATAA
- a CDS encoding ABC transporter ATP-binding protein gives MNITVQGVTFTYRSTPTLTEVSLELNETEVLGMVGPNGSGKTTLLKCINKILEPKQGSIMLGERAIKKMSRLDVAKHIGYVPQSAIGNPDALPVFEMVLMGRRPHITWQSTEKDEKKVWDAIKLLNIEHIAMRNFYELSGGEQQRVLIARSLAQEAKVLLLDEPTSNLDIRHQLEVMDLTRKLVAEEHLAAAVAIHDLNLASRYCDKIVMMKAGKIFAAGNVKSVLTAENISAVYDVEVILNYNNNTPYIIPIAPR, from the coding sequence ATGAACATAACCGTGCAGGGCGTAACTTTCACATACCGTAGCACACCAACACTAACCGAAGTTTCCCTAGAACTCAATGAAACCGAAGTCCTAGGCATGGTAGGACCCAACGGTTCAGGAAAAACCACCCTACTCAAATGCATAAACAAAATACTCGAGCCTAAACAAGGCAGCATTATGCTTGGTGAGCGAGCGATAAAAAAGATGAGTCGGCTTGACGTGGCCAAGCATATAGGGTATGTTCCACAGAGTGCAATAGGCAATCCTGATGCGCTTCCAGTATTTGAAATGGTTTTGATGGGTAGGCGACCACACATTACTTGGCAGAGCACTGAAAAAGACGAAAAGAAAGTCTGGGACGCCATAAAACTGTTAAACATTGAGCACATAGCTATGCGTAATTTCTACGAACTCAGCGGAGGAGAACAACAAAGGGTTCTCATTGCAAGGTCTTTAGCTCAAGAAGCCAAAGTTCTCCTGCTGGACGAACCAACAAGCAACCTAGACATAAGACACCAGTTGGAGGTAATGGATTTGACACGAAAATTAGTCGCTGAAGAGCATCTTGCCGCCGCAGTTGCAATTCACGACCTCAATCTTGCATCCAGATATTGTGATAAAATCGTTATGATGAAAGCTGGTAAGATATTTGCCGCTGGCAACGTAAAATCGGTGTTAACAGCTGAAAACATAAGCGCTGTTTATGACGTAGAAGTAATTTTAAATTATAATAACAATACACCATATATTATACCCATAGCGCCCCGTTAA